The region GTCAGAGCTTACAAACTTGCTCGCGATGGGAAAAAAGTGATGCTTCAGGCACGCCCGATCAAAATATTCTCCTTCCAGATGACAGAATATAATGCAGAAACCGGAATCGGAGAGTTTCTCGTTCGCTGCTCAGGCGGAACATATATCCGCACTCTTGCAGGTGACATCTCATCCAAACTTGGTACCTTCGGGTACGCCACAGAGATCAGGAGGCTTGCAGTCGGGCAGTTCAGCATAGAGTCCTCGATCGATCCTCAGGACCTTTCAGATGTCAGGAATTATATTATTTCCCCTTCGGAACTGTTCCGGAGTTACCCTGTATTTCATGCCCCTGCAGACAGAAGCAGGTATATAAAGAATGGTATGGATATCGATATTAAAAAAGAGACAGATTCAGATGTGGTTTTTGCGTACTGCGAAAATGTTCTGATCGCTGTATTACAACGTAAAGAGGGAACTGTTTTTCATCCTGTTACAGTGCTGCCTTTCGAGGTGAATAAGTGAAGATTCTTACTCTGGCGGAAAAACCCGGCCCGGAGATGTCAAGTGTGGTGAGCGTGGGGAATTTCGACGGTGTTCACCGTGGTCACCAGGCATTGATCAAAGAGATGGTAAGGCGGGCAAAGCAGGAGAAAAAAAACAGCGTCGTGATAACTTTTGAGCCCCACACCAGAGCTGTACTCTTTCCGGAACTGCCCCAGGTTCTTCTTACTACATTTGAGGAAAAAGCAGCACTCATAGAGCGCCTTGGAGTCGATTATATCCTGAAAATTCCCTTTGATGCTGAATTCAGCAGATTGACTCCGGAGGAATTTGTCAAACAAGTACTGATTGATAGACTTCATGCTGAGGAATGGGTTCTCGGAGAAGGGCATGCGGTAGGCAGAGACAGAGCCGGTGGAAAGAAATTTTTGCGTGAAGTAATGAGCAAATACCATATTAAAATATTTACCGCGGATTTACTGAGTCAGGAAGATCTGATTATTTCCTCGACACAGATTCGTGGATTGATTACTGAAGGCCGTCTGGCGGAAGCAGTAAAGATGCTTGGGCATCCGTACCTGATCTCCGCACAACGGTCACAGGGATTGAGATTAGGCTCACAGCTTGGCTTTCCAACCCTCAATTTTAAAAGGCCGCCTTCGCTGAAAGTATTACCGCCGCCTGGGGTTTGTGCTGCCGAACTGGAGTTTAAAGGAAACCTGCTTACCGGGGCCCTTTATTACGGAGAATGCCCCACATTCACTCATCGCGAAGCGCATCTTGAGTTTCACGCTCTTGAGATGAGTGGTGAGGTTCCGGAAACAGGAGAAACAGCTCATCTCTGGGTCTCCGATTATATCAGGGGGGACCGGAAGTTTTCAAATGCAGATGAGCTTGTAAGGCAAATGAAGCAGGATATCAACAAAATTCGGAATTTTTTTTCACAGGAGAAACGTCGATGGCTTTGACCAA is a window of Fibrobacter sp. DNA encoding:
- the truB gene encoding tRNA pseudouridine(55) synthase TruB — protein: MDGFLCIDKPRGPSSFQIVNRIRHALSVSKAGHAGTLDPQASGVLVVALGFATRLLRFFLSEPKVYSFKVQFGSQTDTLDSEGKLIHSGGRIPDRLEIEEVIGEFTGKQMQVPPDFSAVKVNGVRAYKLARDGKKVMLQARPIKIFSFQMTEYNAETGIGEFLVRCSGGTYIRTLAGDISSKLGTFGYATEIRRLAVGQFSIESSIDPQDLSDVRNYIISPSELFRSYPVFHAPADRSRYIKNGMDIDIKKETDSDVVFAYCENVLIAVLQRKEGTVFHPVTVLPFEVNK
- the ribF gene encoding riboflavin biosynthesis protein RibF; the encoded protein is MKILTLAEKPGPEMSSVVSVGNFDGVHRGHQALIKEMVRRAKQEKKNSVVITFEPHTRAVLFPELPQVLLTTFEEKAALIERLGVDYILKIPFDAEFSRLTPEEFVKQVLIDRLHAEEWVLGEGHAVGRDRAGGKKFLREVMSKYHIKIFTADLLSQEDLIISSTQIRGLITEGRLAEAVKMLGHPYLISAQRSQGLRLGSQLGFPTLNFKRPPSLKVLPPPGVCAAELEFKGNLLTGALYYGECPTFTHREAHLEFHALEMSGEVPETGETAHLWVSDYIRGDRKFSNADELVRQMKQDINKIRNFFSQEKRRWL